In the Diceros bicornis minor isolate mBicDic1 chromosome 22, mDicBic1.mat.cur, whole genome shotgun sequence genome, one interval contains:
- the DIRAS2 gene encoding GTP-binding protein Di-Ras2 produces the protein MPEQSNDYRVAVFGAGGVGKSSLVLRFVKGTFRESYIPTVEDTYRQVISCDKSICTLQITDTTGSHQFPAMQRLSISKGHAFVLVYSITSRQSLEELKPIYEQICEIKGDVESIPIMLVGNKCDESPSREVESSEAEALARKWKCAFMETSAKLNLNVKELFQELLNLEKRRTVSLQIDGKKSKQQKRKEKLKGKCVIM, from the coding sequence ATGCCGGAACAGAGCAACGATTACCGGGTGGCCGTGTTCGGGGCCGGTGGTGTTGGCAAGAGCTCCCTGGTCCTGAGGTTTGTGAAGGGCACGTTCCGGGAGAGCTACATCCCCACTGTGGAAGACACCTACCGGCAGGTCATCAGCTGCGACAAGAGCATCTGCACGCTGCAGATCACCGACACCACAGGCAGCCACCAGTTCCCGGCCATGCAGCGGCTCTCCATCTCCAAAGGGCACGCTTTCGTCCTGGTCTACTCCATCACCAGCCGGCAGTCCTTGGAGGAGCTCAAACCCATCTATGAACAAATCTGCGAGATCAAAGGGGACGTGGAGAGCATCCCCATCATGCTGGTGGGGAACAAGTGTGACGAGAGCCCGAGCCGAGAGGTGGAGAGCAGCGAGGCCGAGGCCCTGGCCCGCAAGTGGAAGTGTGCCTTCATGGAGACGTCGGCCAAGCTCAACCTTAACGTGAAGGAGCTCTTCCAGGAGCTGCTCAACCTGGAGAAGCGCAGGACCGTGAGCCTACAGATCGACGGGAAGAAGAGCAagcagcagaagaggaaagagaagctcaAGGGCAAATGCGTGATCATGTGA